A region from the Triticum aestivum cultivar Chinese Spring chromosome 3D, IWGSC CS RefSeq v2.1, whole genome shotgun sequence genome encodes:
- the LOC123078765 gene encoding ras-related protein RABA1f isoform X1 yields the protein MAVAYRAEEEYDYLFKVVLIGDSGVGKSNLLSRFARDEFSLDTRSTIGVEFATKTVRVDGKLVKAQIWDTAGQERYRAITSAYYRGAVGALVVYDVTRHITFENAERWLTELRDHTDANIVVMLVGNKADLRHLRAVSPEEARAFAERHRTFSMETSALEATNVEDAFTEVLGEIYRVVSKKALDIGDDPAAPPRGKTIDVGGKDDVTPVQKNASGCHNFRSRRFIISKAKGVWERLGMNDIIDKACEIDHSGEAMLEYLLLPDQDLRIMDYHNVREMIAVSAWYLWWERRKLVHREKTQNALQISMGFLALTTNFVNASSPKASTKKEDGLVPPEVL from the exons ATGGCGGTGGCGTATCGCGCGGAGGAGGAGTACGACTACCTGTTCAAGGTGGTGCTGATCGGGGACAGCGGCGTGGGCAAGTCCAACCTGCTGTCGCGCTTCGCCAGGGACGAGTTCAGCCTCGACACCAGGTCCACCATCGGCGTCGAGTTCGCCACCAAGACCGTCCGCGTCGACGGCAAGCTCGTCAAGGCGCAGATCTGGGACACCGCCGGCCAAGAAAG GTACCGGGCCATCACCAGCGCGTACTACCGGGGCGCCGTGGGCGCGCTCGTGGTGTACGACGTGACGCGCCACATCACGTTCGAGAACGCGGAGCGGTGGCTGACGGAGCTCCGCGACCACACGGACGCCAACATCGTGGTGATGCTGGTCGGGAACAAGGCGGACCTGCGCCACCTGAGGGCCGTCTCGCCCGAGGAGGCCAGGGCCTTCGCGGAGCGCCACCGCACCTTCTCTATGGAGACGTCCGCGCTGGAGGCCACCAACGTGGAGGATGCCTTCACGGAGGTGCTCGGCGAGATCTACCGCGTCGTCAGCAAGAAGGCCCTCGACATTGGCGACGACCCCGCCGCGCCGCCCAGGGGCAAGACCATCGACGTTGGTGGCAAGGACGACGTCACCCCA GTCCAAAAAAACGCGTCAGGCTGTCACAATTTTCGGTCAAGGCGCTTCATCATCAG TAAAGCAAAGGGGGTTTGGGAAAGGCTGGGGATGAACGATATTATTGATAAAGCTTGCGAGATTGACCATTCTGGAGAGGCAATGTTGGAGTACTTACTACTTCCGGACCAAGATTTGAGGATAATGGATTACCACAATGTGCGTGAGATGATTGCTGTCTCGGCATGGTATTTATGGTGGGAAAGACGGAAGTTGGTGCACAGGGAGAAAACTCAAAATGCACTTCAGATTTCAATGGGGTTTCTAGCCCTTACCACAAACTTCGTAAATGCATCGTCCCCCAAGGCTTCTACGAAGAAGGAGGATGGTCTTGTCCCCCCAGAGGTTTTGTGA
- the LOC123078765 gene encoding ras-related protein RABA1f isoform X2 has protein sequence MAVAYRAEEEYDYLFKVVLIGDSGVGKSNLLSRFARDEFSLDTRSTIGVEFATKTVRVDGKLVKAQIWDTAGQERYRAITSAYYRGAVGALVVYDVTRHITFENAERWLTELRDHTDANIVVMLVGNKADLRHLRAVSPEEARAFAERHRTFSMETSALEATNVEDAFTEVLGEIYRVVSKKALDIGDDPAAPPRGKTIDVGGKDDVTPVNTGGCCSA, from the exons ATGGCGGTGGCGTATCGCGCGGAGGAGGAGTACGACTACCTGTTCAAGGTGGTGCTGATCGGGGACAGCGGCGTGGGCAAGTCCAACCTGCTGTCGCGCTTCGCCAGGGACGAGTTCAGCCTCGACACCAGGTCCACCATCGGCGTCGAGTTCGCCACCAAGACCGTCCGCGTCGACGGCAAGCTCGTCAAGGCGCAGATCTGGGACACCGCCGGCCAAGAAAG GTACCGGGCCATCACCAGCGCGTACTACCGGGGCGCCGTGGGCGCGCTCGTGGTGTACGACGTGACGCGCCACATCACGTTCGAGAACGCGGAGCGGTGGCTGACGGAGCTCCGCGACCACACGGACGCCAACATCGTGGTGATGCTGGTCGGGAACAAGGCGGACCTGCGCCACCTGAGGGCCGTCTCGCCCGAGGAGGCCAGGGCCTTCGCGGAGCGCCACCGCACCTTCTCTATGGAGACGTCCGCGCTGGAGGCCACCAACGTGGAGGATGCCTTCACGGAGGTGCTCGGCGAGATCTACCGCGTCGTCAGCAAGAAGGCCCTCGACATTGGCGACGACCCCGCCGCGCCGCCCAGGGGCAAGACCATCGACGTTGGTGGCAAGGACGACGTCACCCCAGTGAACACGGGTGGCTGCTGCTCGGCCTAG
- the LOC123078764 gene encoding probable E3 ubiquitin-protein ligase ZFP1 isoform X4 has product MAYRMVCAPQVIDLESERGHPHVHSESLIHNGNDLSDQGGQYTVRVVGNAMNAGLSDTQGYYNMNMNHPHQPVHSSPPNLGVDSGFVFPSNMYNPCMSTSMNRYASHAQSFGLPLNQVVSGSMDGSTRNENVSETARGFIKRKNAAVAGSCHFVNGSASSSSSSHTSQNPTHRPWDPSFESNVFPNVTPFNPSEYHSHNTWPSVEGSSITGSNGFNLMAAHPESAQHGNYTFQSSHASQCFQPASTTWVSQAATGIVEGVPQWSYINAMSSVPGRFAHSGATEIVNGGFHEYQNGPSTISQGHLPYFHQHAVHSMQAHNPLDHTRVQVPYQQGHNNGVLHSGVNHSGNRFHLGPRTLGLFSNSERSFGPPQHPFLVNPVNHRNIRILPPLHGAIMDFSRLYEGSNVVDEHRDMRLDIDSMTYEELLALEEHIGDVNTGLAKSHIVDKLKTSLYVPGATCVSNQSSEPSTENEACIICQEEYKAEDCVGILDCGHRYHAECLKQWLTVKNLCPICKTTALSAGRRSG; this is encoded by the exons ATGGCATATCGAATGGTATGCGCTCCCCAAGTCATTGATCTTGAGTCTGAGCGAGGGCATCCTCATGTTCATTCTGAAAGTTTAATTCACAATGGGAATGATTTGTCCGACCAAGGCGGTCAATATACTGTCAGAGTTGTAGGCAATGCTATGAATGCTGGTCTTTCTGATACACAGGGTTACTACAATATGAACATGAATCATCCACATCAGCCTGTTCATAGTTCTCCGCCAAATTTAGGCGTTGATTCAGGTTTTGTCTTCCCATCAAATATGTACAACCCTTGCATGTCAACATCTATGAACAGATATGCCTCTCATGCTCAGAGCTTTGGATTGCCTTTAAACCAAGTTGTCTCAGGAAGTATGGATGGAAGTACTAGAAATGAAAATGTCAGCGAAACTGCTAGAGGATTCATTAAAAGGAAAAATGCCGCAGTTGCAGGAAGTTGTCATTTTGTTAATGGATCTGCAAGCTCAAGCTCATCCTCTCAtacatctcaaaatcctacacataGGCCATGGGATCCTTCTTTTGAGTCAAATGTTTTTCCTAACGTCACACCATTCAACCCATCAGAATATCATAGCCACAACACTTGGCCATCTGTGGAAGGATCTTCCATTACTGGATCAAATGGGTTTAATTTGATGGCTGCTCACCCAGAATCAGCACAGCATGGTAACTATACATTTCAATCAAGTCATGCTAGTCAGTGCTTTCAACCTGCCAGCACTACTTGGGTTTCCCAGGCTGCAACTGGAATTGTGGAAGGAGTACCACAGTGGTCATACATCAATGCAATGTCTAGTGTTCCAG GCAGATTTGCACATTCAGGGGCCACAGAAATAGTGAATGGAGGCTTTCATGAATATCAGAATGGCCCTTCAACCATTTCTCAAGGGCATTTACCTTATTTTCATCAACATGCTGTGCATAGCATGCAAGCTCATAATCCACTGGATCATACACGAGTGCAAGTCCCTTACCAACAAGGCCACAATAATGGCGTCTTACATAGTGGGGTAAATCATTCTGGTAACCGGTTCCACTTGGGTCCAAGAACTCTAGGTCTCTTCTCTAATTCTGAGCGGTCTTTTGGGCCCCCACAGCATCCGTTCCTGGTGAACCCAGTTAATCATAGGAACATAAGAATTTTGCCACCTCTG CATGGTGCAATCATGGATTTTTCGAGGTTGTATGAGGGGTCAAATGTAGTAGATGAGCATAGAGATATGCGTCTAGATATAGACAGCATGACCTATGAG GAGCTTTTAGCATTAGAAGAGCACATTGGAGACGTCAATACAGGTCTGGCAAAAAGTCACATCGTAGATAAGTTGAAGACTAGCTTATATGTGCCAGGAGCAACCTGCGTGTCTAATCAGTCATCTGAACCTTCCACAGAGAATGAGGCTTGCATAATATGCCAG GAGGAGTACAAGGCTGAGGACTGCGTTGGAATCCTGGATTGTGGCCACAGATACCACGCGGAGTGCTTAAAACAATGGCTGACGGTAAAGAACCTATGCCCCATCTGCAAGACAACAGCTTTGTCTGCGGGTAGAAGAAGTGGATAA
- the LOC123078764 gene encoding probable E3 ubiquitin-protein ligase ZFP1 isoform X2, translating into MAYRMVCAPQVIDLESERGHPHVHSESLIHNGNDLSDQGGQYTVRVVGNAMNAGLSDTQGYYNMNMNHPHQPVHSSPPNLGVDSGFVFPSNMYNPCMSTSMNRYASHAQSFGLPLNQVVSGSMDGSTRNENVSETARGFIKRKNAAVAGSCHFVNGSASSSSSSHTSQNPTHRPWDPSFESNVFPNVTPFNPSEYHSHNTWPSVEGSSITGSNGFNLMAAHPESAQHGNYTFQSSHASQCFQPASTTWVSQAATGIVEGVPQWSYINAMSSVPGRFAHSGATEIVNGGFHEYQNGPSTISQGHLPYFHQHAVHSMQAHNPLDHTRVQVPYQQGHNNGVLHSGVNHSGNRFHLGPRTLGLFSNSERSFGPPQHPFLVNPVNHRNIRILPPLQHGAIMDFSRLYEGSNVVDEHRDMRLDIDSMTYEELLALEEHIGDVNTGLAKSHIVDKLKTSLYVPGATCVSNQSSEPSTENEACIICQEEYKAEDCVGILDCGHRYHAECLKQWLTVKNLCPICKTTALSAGRRSG; encoded by the exons ATGGCATATCGAATGGTATGCGCTCCCCAAGTCATTGATCTTGAGTCTGAGCGAGGGCATCCTCATGTTCATTCTGAAAGTTTAATTCACAATGGGAATGATTTGTCCGACCAAGGCGGTCAATATACTGTCAGAGTTGTAGGCAATGCTATGAATGCTGGTCTTTCTGATACACAGGGTTACTACAATATGAACATGAATCATCCACATCAGCCTGTTCATAGTTCTCCGCCAAATTTAGGCGTTGATTCAGGTTTTGTCTTCCCATCAAATATGTACAACCCTTGCATGTCAACATCTATGAACAGATATGCCTCTCATGCTCAGAGCTTTGGATTGCCTTTAAACCAAGTTGTCTCAGGAAGTATGGATGGAAGTACTAGAAATGAAAATGTCAGCGAAACTGCTAGAGGATTCATTAAAAGGAAAAATGCCGCAGTTGCAGGAAGTTGTCATTTTGTTAATGGATCTGCAAGCTCAAGCTCATCCTCTCAtacatctcaaaatcctacacataGGCCATGGGATCCTTCTTTTGAGTCAAATGTTTTTCCTAACGTCACACCATTCAACCCATCAGAATATCATAGCCACAACACTTGGCCATCTGTGGAAGGATCTTCCATTACTGGATCAAATGGGTTTAATTTGATGGCTGCTCACCCAGAATCAGCACAGCATGGTAACTATACATTTCAATCAAGTCATGCTAGTCAGTGCTTTCAACCTGCCAGCACTACTTGGGTTTCCCAGGCTGCAACTGGAATTGTGGAAGGAGTACCACAGTGGTCATACATCAATGCAATGTCTAGTGTTCCAG GCAGATTTGCACATTCAGGGGCCACAGAAATAGTGAATGGAGGCTTTCATGAATATCAGAATGGCCCTTCAACCATTTCTCAAGGGCATTTACCTTATTTTCATCAACATGCTGTGCATAGCATGCAAGCTCATAATCCACTGGATCATACACGAGTGCAAGTCCCTTACCAACAAGGCCACAATAATGGCGTCTTACATAGTGGGGTAAATCATTCTGGTAACCGGTTCCACTTGGGTCCAAGAACTCTAGGTCTCTTCTCTAATTCTGAGCGGTCTTTTGGGCCCCCACAGCATCCGTTCCTGGTGAACCCAGTTAATCATAGGAACATAAGAATTTTGCCACCTCTG CAGCATGGTGCAATCATGGATTTTTCGAGGTTGTATGAGGGGTCAAATGTAGTAGATGAGCATAGAGATATGCGTCTAGATATAGACAGCATGACCTATGAG GAGCTTTTAGCATTAGAAGAGCACATTGGAGACGTCAATACAGGTCTGGCAAAAAGTCACATCGTAGATAAGTTGAAGACTAGCTTATATGTGCCAGGAGCAACCTGCGTGTCTAATCAGTCATCTGAACCTTCCACAGAGAATGAGGCTTGCATAATATGCCAG GAGGAGTACAAGGCTGAGGACTGCGTTGGAATCCTGGATTGTGGCCACAGATACCACGCGGAGTGCTTAAAACAATGGCTGACGGTAAAGAACCTATGCCCCATCTGCAAGACAACAGCTTTGTCTGCGGGTAGAAGAAGTGGATAA
- the LOC123078764 gene encoding probable E3 ubiquitin-protein ligase ZFP1 isoform X3 — MAYRMVCAPQVIDLESERGHPHVHSESLIHNGNDLSDQGGQYTVRVVGNAMNAGLSDTQGYYNMNMNHPHQPVHSSPPNLGVDSGFVFPSNMYNPCMSTSMNRYASHAQSFGLPLNQVVSGSMDGSTRNENVSETARGFIKRKNAAVAGSCHFVNGSASSSSSSHTSQNPTHRPWDPSFESNVFPNVTPFNPSEYHSHNTWPSVEGSSITGSNGFNLMAAHPESAQHGNYTFQSSHASQCFQPASTTWVSQAATGIVEGVPQWSYINAMSSVPAGRFAHSGATEIVNGGFHEYQNGPSTISQGHLPYFHQHAVHSMQAHNPLDHTRVQVPYQQGHNNGVLHSGVNHSGNRFHLGPRTLGLFSNSERSFGPPQHPFLVNPVNHRNIRILPPLHGAIMDFSRLYEGSNVVDEHRDMRLDIDSMTYEELLALEEHIGDVNTGLAKSHIVDKLKTSLYVPGATCVSNQSSEPSTENEACIICQEEYKAEDCVGILDCGHRYHAECLKQWLTVKNLCPICKTTALSAGRRSG, encoded by the exons ATGGCATATCGAATGGTATGCGCTCCCCAAGTCATTGATCTTGAGTCTGAGCGAGGGCATCCTCATGTTCATTCTGAAAGTTTAATTCACAATGGGAATGATTTGTCCGACCAAGGCGGTCAATATACTGTCAGAGTTGTAGGCAATGCTATGAATGCTGGTCTTTCTGATACACAGGGTTACTACAATATGAACATGAATCATCCACATCAGCCTGTTCATAGTTCTCCGCCAAATTTAGGCGTTGATTCAGGTTTTGTCTTCCCATCAAATATGTACAACCCTTGCATGTCAACATCTATGAACAGATATGCCTCTCATGCTCAGAGCTTTGGATTGCCTTTAAACCAAGTTGTCTCAGGAAGTATGGATGGAAGTACTAGAAATGAAAATGTCAGCGAAACTGCTAGAGGATTCATTAAAAGGAAAAATGCCGCAGTTGCAGGAAGTTGTCATTTTGTTAATGGATCTGCAAGCTCAAGCTCATCCTCTCAtacatctcaaaatcctacacataGGCCATGGGATCCTTCTTTTGAGTCAAATGTTTTTCCTAACGTCACACCATTCAACCCATCAGAATATCATAGCCACAACACTTGGCCATCTGTGGAAGGATCTTCCATTACTGGATCAAATGGGTTTAATTTGATGGCTGCTCACCCAGAATCAGCACAGCATGGTAACTATACATTTCAATCAAGTCATGCTAGTCAGTGCTTTCAACCTGCCAGCACTACTTGGGTTTCCCAGGCTGCAACTGGAATTGTGGAAGGAGTACCACAGTGGTCATACATCAATGCAATGTCTAGTGTTCCAG CAGGCAGATTTGCACATTCAGGGGCCACAGAAATAGTGAATGGAGGCTTTCATGAATATCAGAATGGCCCTTCAACCATTTCTCAAGGGCATTTACCTTATTTTCATCAACATGCTGTGCATAGCATGCAAGCTCATAATCCACTGGATCATACACGAGTGCAAGTCCCTTACCAACAAGGCCACAATAATGGCGTCTTACATAGTGGGGTAAATCATTCTGGTAACCGGTTCCACTTGGGTCCAAGAACTCTAGGTCTCTTCTCTAATTCTGAGCGGTCTTTTGGGCCCCCACAGCATCCGTTCCTGGTGAACCCAGTTAATCATAGGAACATAAGAATTTTGCCACCTCTG CATGGTGCAATCATGGATTTTTCGAGGTTGTATGAGGGGTCAAATGTAGTAGATGAGCATAGAGATATGCGTCTAGATATAGACAGCATGACCTATGAG GAGCTTTTAGCATTAGAAGAGCACATTGGAGACGTCAATACAGGTCTGGCAAAAAGTCACATCGTAGATAAGTTGAAGACTAGCTTATATGTGCCAGGAGCAACCTGCGTGTCTAATCAGTCATCTGAACCTTCCACAGAGAATGAGGCTTGCATAATATGCCAG GAGGAGTACAAGGCTGAGGACTGCGTTGGAATCCTGGATTGTGGCCACAGATACCACGCGGAGTGCTTAAAACAATGGCTGACGGTAAAGAACCTATGCCCCATCTGCAAGACAACAGCTTTGTCTGCGGGTAGAAGAAGTGGATAA
- the LOC123078764 gene encoding probable E3 ubiquitin-protein ligase ZFP1 isoform X1, translated as MAYRMVCAPQVIDLESERGHPHVHSESLIHNGNDLSDQGGQYTVRVVGNAMNAGLSDTQGYYNMNMNHPHQPVHSSPPNLGVDSGFVFPSNMYNPCMSTSMNRYASHAQSFGLPLNQVVSGSMDGSTRNENVSETARGFIKRKNAAVAGSCHFVNGSASSSSSSHTSQNPTHRPWDPSFESNVFPNVTPFNPSEYHSHNTWPSVEGSSITGSNGFNLMAAHPESAQHGNYTFQSSHASQCFQPASTTWVSQAATGIVEGVPQWSYINAMSSVPAGRFAHSGATEIVNGGFHEYQNGPSTISQGHLPYFHQHAVHSMQAHNPLDHTRVQVPYQQGHNNGVLHSGVNHSGNRFHLGPRTLGLFSNSERSFGPPQHPFLVNPVNHRNIRILPPLQHGAIMDFSRLYEGSNVVDEHRDMRLDIDSMTYEELLALEEHIGDVNTGLAKSHIVDKLKTSLYVPGATCVSNQSSEPSTENEACIICQEEYKAEDCVGILDCGHRYHAECLKQWLTVKNLCPICKTTALSAGRRSG; from the exons ATGGCATATCGAATGGTATGCGCTCCCCAAGTCATTGATCTTGAGTCTGAGCGAGGGCATCCTCATGTTCATTCTGAAAGTTTAATTCACAATGGGAATGATTTGTCCGACCAAGGCGGTCAATATACTGTCAGAGTTGTAGGCAATGCTATGAATGCTGGTCTTTCTGATACACAGGGTTACTACAATATGAACATGAATCATCCACATCAGCCTGTTCATAGTTCTCCGCCAAATTTAGGCGTTGATTCAGGTTTTGTCTTCCCATCAAATATGTACAACCCTTGCATGTCAACATCTATGAACAGATATGCCTCTCATGCTCAGAGCTTTGGATTGCCTTTAAACCAAGTTGTCTCAGGAAGTATGGATGGAAGTACTAGAAATGAAAATGTCAGCGAAACTGCTAGAGGATTCATTAAAAGGAAAAATGCCGCAGTTGCAGGAAGTTGTCATTTTGTTAATGGATCTGCAAGCTCAAGCTCATCCTCTCAtacatctcaaaatcctacacataGGCCATGGGATCCTTCTTTTGAGTCAAATGTTTTTCCTAACGTCACACCATTCAACCCATCAGAATATCATAGCCACAACACTTGGCCATCTGTGGAAGGATCTTCCATTACTGGATCAAATGGGTTTAATTTGATGGCTGCTCACCCAGAATCAGCACAGCATGGTAACTATACATTTCAATCAAGTCATGCTAGTCAGTGCTTTCAACCTGCCAGCACTACTTGGGTTTCCCAGGCTGCAACTGGAATTGTGGAAGGAGTACCACAGTGGTCATACATCAATGCAATGTCTAGTGTTCCAG CAGGCAGATTTGCACATTCAGGGGCCACAGAAATAGTGAATGGAGGCTTTCATGAATATCAGAATGGCCCTTCAACCATTTCTCAAGGGCATTTACCTTATTTTCATCAACATGCTGTGCATAGCATGCAAGCTCATAATCCACTGGATCATACACGAGTGCAAGTCCCTTACCAACAAGGCCACAATAATGGCGTCTTACATAGTGGGGTAAATCATTCTGGTAACCGGTTCCACTTGGGTCCAAGAACTCTAGGTCTCTTCTCTAATTCTGAGCGGTCTTTTGGGCCCCCACAGCATCCGTTCCTGGTGAACCCAGTTAATCATAGGAACATAAGAATTTTGCCACCTCTG CAGCATGGTGCAATCATGGATTTTTCGAGGTTGTATGAGGGGTCAAATGTAGTAGATGAGCATAGAGATATGCGTCTAGATATAGACAGCATGACCTATGAG GAGCTTTTAGCATTAGAAGAGCACATTGGAGACGTCAATACAGGTCTGGCAAAAAGTCACATCGTAGATAAGTTGAAGACTAGCTTATATGTGCCAGGAGCAACCTGCGTGTCTAATCAGTCATCTGAACCTTCCACAGAGAATGAGGCTTGCATAATATGCCAG GAGGAGTACAAGGCTGAGGACTGCGTTGGAATCCTGGATTGTGGCCACAGATACCACGCGGAGTGCTTAAAACAATGGCTGACGGTAAAGAACCTATGCCCCATCTGCAAGACAACAGCTTTGTCTGCGGGTAGAAGAAGTGGATAA
- the LOC123078766 gene encoding splicing factor U2af small subunit B yields MAEHLASIFGTEKDRVNCPFYFKIGACRHGDRCSRIHNRPTISPTIVLMNMYQRPDMITPGVDAQGQPIDPRKMQEHFEDFYEDIFEELSKFGEIETLNVCDNLSDHMIGNVYVQFREEDQAAAAHTALQGRFYSGRLIIVDFSPVTDFREATCRQYEENTCTRGGHCNFMHVKQIGKDLRKKLFGRYRRSQRGRSRSPSPHHRRERRDRDDYRGRDDFRRGGGGGGRRGGSSRHERHDDGGRRRYGGSPPRRARSPVRENSEERRAKIEQWNRERETK; encoded by the coding sequence ATGGCGGAACACTTGGCTTCAATATTTGGTACAGAGAAAGACAGGGTCAACTGTCCATTTTACTTCAAGATTGGAGCTTGTCGTCATGGCGATCGCTGCTCTCGCATCCATAACAGGCCAACCATATCACCTACTATTGTGCTCATGAACATGTATCAGCGCCCTGATATGATTACCCCTGGGGTTGATGCTCAAGGCCAGCCGATAGATCCCCGCAAGATGCAGGAGCATTTTGAAGATTTTTATGAGGATATCTTCGAGGAACTGAGCAAGTTTGGTGAGATTGAGACCCTCAACGTCTGTGACAACCTTTCTGATCACATGATAGGCAATGTGTATGTCCAGTTCAGAGAGGAAGATCAGGCAGCAGCAGCTCATACTGCCCTTCAGGGACGATTTTACTCTGGTCGCCTAATAATTGTTGACTTCTCTCCTGTGACGGACTTCCGTGAAGCGACCTGCAGGCAGTATGAGGAGAACACCTGCACTCGTGGTGGGCACTGCAATTTCATGCATGTGAAGCAGATAGGTAAGGATCTCAGGAAGAAACTCTTTGGGCGCTACAGGAGATCGCAACGAGGAAGGAGCCGCAGCCCAAGCCCACACCATAGGAGAGAGCGTCGTGACCGTGATGACTATCGTGGCCGTGATGATTTCCgtcgtggtggtggcggcggtggacgGAGGGGTGGGAGCAGCAGGCATGAAAGGCACGACGATGGAGGAAGGCGTAGGTATGGAGGCAGCCCTCCGAGGCGTGCAAGAAGCCCTGTGAGGGAGAACAGCGAGGAGCGCAGGGCCAAGATCGAACAGTGGAATCGTGAGAGGGAGACGAAGTAA